A single Anatilimnocola floriformis DNA region contains:
- a CDS encoding DUF1559 domain-containing protein: MRIRSLRGGFTLVELLVVIAIIGVLVALLLPAVQSAREASRRISCSNNMKQLALACLNYEDTYKSLPVGIQFPKGEAPESSRKHGPNWIISILPFMEQQPLFQKFDLTVPISHANNREPRGTTIKALLCPTDGFNRRKFVGIDANEGDNWARGNYGSSGLNWQLDSNANGHWGEPNITGVMGWNVTSRLAEVTDGLSQTLMLGELRSGLFENDRRGTWALGTAGASAMFWHGCGGDAYGPNAVDIDSDDVEGCSLFYTAGNALLKAQRMECHNGCPSYQAATRSLHPGGTVIGICDGSVQFISENIETAGNYGACTVQSAWDRLITREQGQPLKAGTF, encoded by the coding sequence ATGCGCATTCGATCTCTCCGCGGCGGGTTTACTCTCGTCGAACTGCTCGTGGTCATCGCCATCATTGGCGTGCTGGTGGCGCTGCTCCTGCCGGCAGTTCAATCTGCCCGCGAAGCATCTCGCCGGATTTCCTGCTCGAATAACATGAAGCAACTCGCCTTGGCGTGCCTCAACTACGAAGACACCTACAAGAGCTTGCCGGTGGGCATTCAGTTTCCCAAAGGCGAGGCACCCGAATCTAGCCGCAAACATGGCCCGAACTGGATCATCTCGATCCTTCCCTTCATGGAGCAGCAGCCGCTGTTTCAGAAGTTCGATCTGACGGTGCCGATCTCGCATGCGAATAACCGGGAACCGCGGGGCACTACGATCAAGGCTCTGTTGTGCCCAACCGATGGTTTCAACCGCCGGAAATTTGTCGGCATCGACGCCAATGAAGGTGACAACTGGGCGCGCGGCAACTACGGTTCCAGCGGGCTCAACTGGCAGCTCGATTCAAACGCTAACGGTCATTGGGGCGAGCCAAATATCACCGGTGTGATGGGTTGGAACGTTACCAGCCGCCTCGCTGAAGTTACCGACGGCTTGAGCCAGACGCTGATGCTGGGTGAATTGCGTTCTGGGTTGTTTGAGAATGATCGCCGCGGCACGTGGGCGCTCGGGACTGCGGGCGCGAGCGCTATGTTCTGGCATGGCTGTGGCGGCGATGCTTATGGTCCCAATGCCGTCGATATCGACTCGGATGACGTCGAAGGCTGCTCTCTCTTCTACACGGCAGGGAACGCGCTGCTGAAAGCGCAGCGGATGGAATGCCATAACGGCTGCCCCAGTTACCAAGCCGCGACGCGCAGTTTGCATCCGGGCGGTACGGTCATCGGAATTTGCGATGGCAGCGTGCAATTCATCAGCGAGAATATTGAAACGGCCGGCAACTACGGCGCTTGCACCGTGCAGTCGGCCTGGGATCGCCTGATTACGCGTGAACAGGGCCAACCGCTCAAGGCCGGCACGTTCTAG
- a CDS encoding 50S ribosomal protein bL37: protein MAKPHRTNKKANHGKRPANGKAKRAKRKLVRT, encoded by the coding sequence ATGGCCAAGCCCCATCGTACGAACAAAAAAGCCAATCACGGTAAGCGTCCAGCCAATGGCAAAGCCAAGCGCGCCAAGCGAAAGCTGGTCCGCACCTAG
- a CDS encoding 3-hydroxyacyl-ACP dehydratase FabZ family protein, translating into MPQQEFLYDISKLDFSRHVATLEEIRKYNPQRHEMEQLSGVVYVDETQYLSVGYRDTTKDDFWVRGHFPQLAIMPGVVMLESIAQLCSFVTQRYDLLGAEVVGFGGLENVRFRDVVFPGERFIVISKLGKVRRGGMIICQFQGIAGDRLCIEGTLKGVPIPVSSLQKLQQQAAAKG; encoded by the coding sequence GTGCCCCAGCAAGAATTCTTGTACGACATCTCCAAGCTCGATTTCAGCCGCCACGTGGCGACGCTGGAGGAGATTCGTAAGTACAACCCGCAGCGCCACGAGATGGAGCAGCTGTCGGGCGTCGTTTATGTCGACGAAACGCAGTACCTCAGCGTCGGCTATCGCGACACCACGAAGGACGACTTTTGGGTCCGCGGCCACTTTCCGCAGCTGGCCATCATGCCGGGCGTGGTGATGCTCGAATCGATCGCCCAGCTGTGCAGCTTCGTCACCCAGCGCTATGACTTGCTGGGCGCCGAAGTCGTCGGCTTTGGTGGGCTCGAAAACGTTCGCTTTCGCGATGTGGTTTTCCCCGGCGAACGCTTTATCGTGATTTCGAAACTCGGCAAGGTCCGCCGCGGCGGGATGATCATCTGCCAGTTTCAAGGGATCGCGGGCGATCGCTTGTGCATCGAGGGAACGCTCAAGGGAGTGCCGATTCCGGTTTCTTCGCTGCAGAAATTGCAGCAACAAGCTGCGGCGAAGGGTTGA
- the queC gene encoding 7-cyano-7-deazaguanine synthase QueC, whose product MRSIAIFSGGLDSTVMLEHLLRAGDEVFALSIDYGQRHRRELEYARATAERLQIEWRLADLRAITPLLAGSSLTSSDVAVPHGHYAEESMKATVVPNRNMIMLAIAAGWALSRKCDRVAYGAHAGDHAIYPDCRPAFVEAMRHALGLADWDTLELYTPFLTLSKADIVREGARLGVDFASTWSCYEGGEVHCGRCGTCVERREAFALAGIADPTTYSSVLPLPPAP is encoded by the coding sequence ATGCGCAGCATCGCCATTTTTTCCGGTGGGCTCGACTCCACTGTCATGCTCGAACATTTGCTGCGGGCGGGCGATGAAGTGTTCGCGCTGTCGATTGATTACGGGCAGAGACATCGGCGGGAGCTCGAATATGCGCGCGCGACGGCTGAGCGGTTGCAGATCGAATGGCGACTCGCCGATCTGCGGGCGATCACGCCACTCTTGGCAGGGTCGAGTTTGACCAGCAGCGATGTTGCCGTGCCGCATGGCCATTATGCCGAAGAGTCGATGAAGGCCACGGTCGTGCCGAATCGCAACATGATCATGCTCGCGATCGCGGCTGGTTGGGCCCTGAGCCGGAAATGCGACCGCGTTGCGTATGGCGCTCATGCCGGCGATCACGCGATTTATCCCGACTGCCGACCGGCGTTTGTCGAAGCCATGCGCCACGCGCTCGGGCTCGCCGATTGGGACACGCTCGAGCTCTACACGCCGTTTCTCACGCTCAGCAAAGCCGACATCGTGCGCGAAGGTGCTCGCCTGGGCGTCGATTTCGCTAGCACCTGGAGCTGCTACGAAGGGGGCGAGGTTCACTGCGGTCGCTGCGGCACGTGCGTAGAACGACGCGAAGCCTTTGCCCTGGCCGGCATCGCTGATCCCACGACTTATTCGTCTGTACTTCCCCTGCCGCCAGCCCCATAA
- the trmB gene encoding tRNA (guanosine(46)-N7)-methyltransferase TrmB: MGRRALPKIDPTLDLATHLVETTDVPKPFDPVAMFGRSAPLEVEVGSGKGLFMLSASGANPEHNFFGIEVAKKYSRFAASRLSRAGRTNAKMACGDALAFFREAIVDSSLHAVHVYFPDPWWKKRHRRRRVLNESFLQDVIRTLIPGGKLHFWTDVEEYYQSTLELIAQLPPNPAGKLQGPLAVPETPAEHDLDFRTHFERRTRLHELPVYRSEFLKEAAGAGN, from the coding sequence GTGGGACGCCGCGCTCTTCCCAAAATCGATCCCACTCTGGATCTGGCCACGCACCTGGTCGAGACCACGGACGTTCCCAAGCCGTTCGATCCCGTCGCCATGTTCGGCCGCAGCGCTCCGCTCGAAGTGGAAGTCGGCAGCGGCAAAGGCCTGTTCATGCTCAGCGCCTCGGGCGCAAATCCTGAACACAATTTCTTCGGCATCGAAGTCGCCAAGAAATATTCCCGCTTCGCGGCCTCGCGATTGTCGCGCGCTGGGCGGACCAATGCGAAAATGGCTTGCGGCGATGCCCTCGCGTTTTTTCGCGAAGCGATTGTCGATAGCTCGCTGCACGCGGTCCACGTTTACTTTCCCGATCCGTGGTGGAAGAAACGCCATCGCCGTCGTCGCGTGCTCAACGAGTCATTCTTGCAGGATGTCATCCGCACACTGATCCCCGGCGGCAAGCTCCATTTTTGGACCGACGTCGAAGAGTACTATCAATCGACGCTCGAACTGATCGCGCAGTTGCCGCCGAATCCCGCCGGCAAATTGCAGGGGCCCCTGGCCGTGCCCGAAACGCCCGCCGAGCACGATCTCGACTTCCGCACCCACTTCGAACGTCGCACGCGCTTGCACGAGCTGCCGGTATATCGCTCGGAGTTTCTGAAGGAAGCGGCAGGCGCTGGGAACTAG
- a CDS encoding alpha/beta hydrolase codes for MAAALALLLLTLSGDYVGTEKGTATFHPAPATAEQQVGERFRLAEHSFNYEMKKLDVQLSNHEIWDVTFPSPVVTPHEANNTIHCEYYKPVGAELTKTKRPAVIVLHILGGDFALSRLFAGAIAQTGTAALFVKMPYYGPRRAPGAPQRMISANPEETIAGMTQAILDIRQATGFLMSRPEIDPEQLGIFGISLGGITGSLAAASEPRLKNICLLLAGGDLGQIAWEAREFRRERDKLIAQGAQLTDFRAAVKEIEPLNYVGNCKGRHILMLNAESDEVIPKACTEALWNALDKPEIHWYSGGHYSVFRHILAALSKTQDFFRKQG; via the coding sequence ATGGCTGCTGCACTCGCGCTTCTGCTGCTCACCCTCAGCGGCGATTATGTTGGCACGGAAAAAGGGACGGCCACTTTTCATCCCGCGCCGGCAACGGCTGAGCAGCAGGTCGGCGAGCGATTTCGCCTGGCCGAGCACTCGTTCAACTACGAGATGAAAAAACTCGACGTCCAGCTCTCGAACCACGAGATCTGGGACGTGACGTTCCCCTCGCCGGTCGTCACGCCGCACGAAGCCAACAACACAATCCATTGCGAGTACTACAAGCCGGTCGGAGCCGAACTCACCAAGACCAAGCGCCCTGCCGTCATCGTGCTCCACATTCTCGGCGGCGACTTCGCGCTCTCGCGGCTCTTTGCCGGAGCGATCGCTCAAACGGGCACGGCGGCTCTGTTCGTAAAGATGCCCTACTACGGTCCGCGCCGCGCGCCAGGCGCGCCGCAGCGGATGATCAGCGCTAACCCCGAGGAGACCATCGCTGGCATGACGCAGGCTATTCTCGACATTCGCCAGGCCACCGGCTTTTTGATGAGCCGGCCCGAAATCGATCCCGAGCAGCTCGGCATTTTTGGCATCAGCCTCGGAGGAATCACTGGCTCGCTGGCGGCAGCTTCGGAACCCCGACTCAAGAACATCTGCCTGCTCCTCGCCGGCGGCGACCTCGGCCAGATCGCTTGGGAGGCTCGCGAGTTTCGCCGCGAGCGCGACAAGCTCATCGCGCAGGGTGCGCAGCTCACCGACTTCCGCGCCGCCGTCAAAGAAATCGAGCCTCTCAACTACGTCGGCAATTGCAAAGGCCGGCACATCTTGATGCTCAACGCCGAGAGCGACGAGGTTATTCCCAAGGCCTGCACCGAAGCGTTATGGAACGCGCTCGACAAACCAGAAATTCATTGGTACTCCGGCGGGCACTACAGCGTCTTCCGCCACATTCTCGCCGCGCTCTCGAAGACGCAGGATTTCTTCCGCAAACAAGGCTAG